A genomic segment from Legionella quinlivanii encodes:
- the astD gene encoding succinylglutamate-semialdehyde dehydrogenase — MNTISNTSYSHYIDGQWLSGEGHDLISINPANNQLVWKGHHATEFEIKQAAEAANKALGHWMNLSVEERIACLQRFANAVEKKREQLAELISLETGKPLWESLTEVNSVIAKIAISIQAYHERNAEKSTESPESTASLRYKPHGVVAVLGAFNFPAHLSNGHIVPALLAGNTVIYKPSELCPAVALLIMQCWHESELPKGVINCIQGDAKTAQTLLSQRIKGVFFTGSYSTGKRINQQFVDRPEVILALEMGGNNPLIVDDINDIDAAVYHTLLSTMITAGQRCTCARRLFIKDNAQGKAFLDKFTEACEALLIGDYKQRPEPFMGPVIRLEHARQHLASQQKLLDSGGKALLQMRLLQDDAAFLSPGIIDMSDARSVIDEEIFAPLVQIHRYQDFEEAIKMANQTKYGLAAGLLSNHPDHYQLFYRQINSGLINWNRPTTGAASSLPFGGIGCSGNHRPSAYFAADYCSYPVASMESTELIKPTQLLPGITL; from the coding sequence ATGAATACGATTTCAAATACCTCCTATAGCCACTACATTGATGGGCAGTGGCTGTCAGGGGAAGGCCATGATTTAATCTCCATCAATCCCGCTAATAATCAGCTAGTGTGGAAAGGACATCATGCAACTGAGTTTGAAATCAAACAGGCAGCCGAAGCCGCAAACAAGGCTTTAGGCCACTGGATGAATTTAAGCGTTGAGGAGCGCATTGCCTGTCTGCAGCGTTTTGCCAATGCCGTTGAAAAAAAACGGGAACAGTTAGCTGAACTGATTTCTCTCGAAACAGGCAAGCCGTTGTGGGAATCCTTGACAGAAGTTAATTCGGTCATTGCTAAAATAGCCATATCGATTCAAGCTTATCATGAGCGCAATGCCGAAAAATCGACTGAAAGCCCAGAATCAACTGCATCTTTACGATACAAACCGCATGGTGTGGTAGCTGTCCTCGGCGCTTTTAATTTTCCTGCTCACTTGAGTAATGGTCATATTGTACCGGCCCTTCTTGCTGGAAATACCGTCATTTATAAGCCTAGTGAACTATGTCCCGCAGTAGCCCTTTTGATTATGCAATGCTGGCATGAAAGCGAATTACCTAAGGGCGTGATTAATTGTATTCAGGGAGATGCCAAAACAGCTCAGACGCTTTTATCCCAGAGAATTAAAGGGGTATTTTTTACAGGAAGTTATTCAACTGGCAAACGAATTAATCAACAGTTTGTGGATCGGCCTGAGGTCATTCTTGCTCTCGAAATGGGTGGAAATAACCCCTTAATTGTGGATGATATAAATGACATTGACGCGGCTGTTTATCATACGCTTTTATCTACAATGATCACCGCAGGACAACGCTGTACCTGTGCAAGAAGACTTTTCATTAAAGACAACGCACAGGGCAAAGCCTTTCTTGATAAGTTTACTGAAGCCTGTGAGGCGTTGCTTATTGGTGATTATAAACAACGCCCTGAACCTTTTATGGGTCCGGTTATTCGGCTTGAACATGCCCGCCAACACCTCGCATCACAGCAAAAACTGCTTGATTCAGGAGGCAAAGCCTTACTGCAAATGAGATTATTACAGGACGATGCCGCATTTTTATCGCCTGGTATTATTGACATGTCAGACGCCCGCTCTGTTATTGATGAAGAGATTTTTGCCCCTCTGGTGCAGATCCATCGTTATCAGGATTTTGAAGAAGCAATTAAAATGGCAAATCAAACTAAATATGGGCTGGCAGCTGGCCTTTTAAGTAATCATCCTGATCATTATCAATTGTTTTACAGGCAGATCAATTCAGGACTTATAAACTGGAACAGACCCACCACTGGAGCGGCCAGCAGCCTTCCCTTCGGTGGTATTGGATGCAGTGGCAATCACCGTCCCAGTGCCTATTTTGCAGCGGATTATTGTTCTTATCCCGTTGCCAGCATGGAAAGCACTGAACTCATTAAACCAACTCAGTTATTACCCGGGATTACATTATGA
- a CDS encoding murein L,D-transpeptidase catalytic domain family protein, translated as MSTVISLLSALFFSSHSAPTHPISSQVAAAAKPASNLSVKVQHLSKKAPQLNKKVLKLALAAYQKASAKGAVKKPLLTVIDYSLPSNKQRMWIFDLNKERLLYNTYVAHGKNSGMDVPKHFSNKVSSKESSLGTYVTRDTYYGSKGLSLNLQGLERGINDNAYNRRVVIHGAWYVEPDFIKKTGRAGRSWGCPSIAQTLAKPVINTIKGGSVVFAYYPDKFYLSHTGYAMA; from the coding sequence ATGAGTACAGTAATTAGCCTTCTATCGGCACTGTTTTTTTCATCGCATTCAGCGCCGACTCACCCGATTTCATCACAGGTTGCTGCGGCAGCCAAGCCGGCAAGTAATCTGAGCGTTAAAGTTCAGCATCTTAGCAAGAAAGCCCCTCAGTTAAACAAAAAAGTATTAAAGCTGGCACTGGCGGCCTATCAAAAAGCATCTGCAAAAGGCGCTGTCAAAAAGCCTTTGCTGACAGTAATAGATTATTCGTTACCCTCTAACAAGCAGAGAATGTGGATTTTTGATCTGAATAAAGAAAGACTTTTATATAATACTTACGTAGCGCATGGTAAAAACTCCGGAATGGACGTGCCAAAACATTTTTCGAATAAAGTATCCAGCAAAGAAAGCAGTCTGGGAACGTATGTAACGCGTGATACTTATTATGGGTCAAAAGGTCTTTCATTAAATCTTCAGGGGCTTGAAAGAGGAATTAATGACAATGCTTACAACCGTAGAGTGGTGATTCACGGCGCATGGTATGTAGAGCCTGATTTTATCAAAAAAACTGGCCGTGCAGGACGCAGCTGGGGATGCCCTTCTATCGCTCAGACTCTGGCCAAGCCGGTAATTAATACAATTAAGGGAGGATCTGTAGTGTTTGCTTACTATCCCGACAAGTTTTATTTATCGCATACTGGTTATGCAATGGCATAA
- a CDS encoding ProQ/FINO family protein yields the protein MKQNNLVKKDRLLIIDWLIEHFPNAFFKKPVQVKPLQIGIFDDIIEFYDRLESPPFSKKALREALNYYSSSPAYLSCQKVNTARVDLYGNEVDVVTEEQAKYAHQRFQTRYTKSDKSSVDSEKAE from the coding sequence ATGAAGCAAAATAACCTGGTCAAAAAAGATAGATTACTAATTATTGATTGGCTGATAGAACATTTTCCAAATGCTTTTTTTAAAAAACCCGTACAGGTAAAACCCCTGCAGATAGGAATATTCGACGATATTATTGAATTTTACGATCGACTGGAGTCACCTCCTTTTAGTAAAAAAGCATTGCGTGAAGCCCTGAATTACTACAGCTCATCTCCAGCTTATCTTAGCTGTCAGAAAGTGAATACAGCTCGAGTTGATCTCTATGGGAATGAGGTGGATGTGGTGACAGAAGAACAAGCCAAATATGCTCACCAGCGTTTTCAGACTCGCTATACCAAATCTGACAAATCGAGTGTTGATTCTGAAAAAGCCGAGTAA
- the astA gene encoding arginine N-succinyltransferase — MMIFRRAFLSDLDSIYDLAMHSGIGITTLVKDRKLLKKRIEWSCASFEKEVNRPLNEYYFFVLEDPETKKVVGTSAIEGATGYDSPFYSYKISRRTRFCHSLNIRSDYEVLSLVNDNQGKSEVCTLFLDPSYRRNNNGLLLSRARFLFIAAFPLRFSSTIIAEMRGISDEAGHSPFWDHVGSHFFHMTFSEADRLTISTDKQFIADLMPRNPIYVKLLAADAQSVIGQPHQSTLPAMNILMHEGFRFLGYVDIFDAGPTLEAPVEEITTIKTSQLRTIGSISDEVSSKSYMVANTSSDFRATLSQAIITKSDSCIVSKETAERLKLKKGDAVRLSPLHPEKHLHEGHR, encoded by the coding sequence ATGATGATTTTCCGCCGCGCTTTTCTATCTGATCTAGACTCGATTTATGACTTGGCAATGCATAGCGGTATTGGTATTACCACGCTCGTAAAAGACAGGAAGTTATTAAAAAAACGCATTGAATGGTCTTGTGCTTCTTTTGAAAAAGAAGTTAACAGACCGCTTAATGAATATTATTTTTTTGTTCTGGAAGATCCGGAAACAAAGAAAGTAGTCGGCACATCAGCCATTGAAGGAGCCACAGGCTACGACAGCCCTTTTTATTCCTATAAAATTTCCCGGCGAACCCGATTTTGTCATTCACTCAATATTCGCAGTGATTATGAAGTTTTAAGCCTGGTTAACGATAACCAGGGAAAAAGTGAAGTGTGTACTCTCTTTCTCGATCCCTCTTATCGCCGTAATAACAATGGATTACTGCTTTCCCGAGCGCGCTTTCTTTTCATTGCTGCATTTCCTCTGCGATTTTCATCCACAATAATTGCCGAAATGCGCGGGATTTCTGATGAAGCCGGTCACTCGCCCTTTTGGGACCATGTAGGGAGCCATTTTTTTCATATGACTTTTTCTGAGGCCGATCGCCTGACCATTTCCACTGACAAGCAATTTATTGCTGATTTGATGCCTCGCAATCCCATTTATGTCAAATTATTGGCGGCTGATGCGCAATCAGTCATTGGCCAGCCCCACCAGTCAACCCTGCCGGCAATGAATATTCTTATGCATGAAGGGTTTCGTTTTTTGGGATACGTGGATATTTTTGATGCCGGCCCCACACTGGAAGCCCCTGTTGAAGAAATCACTACTATTAAAACAAGCCAATTACGAACGATTGGCAGCATAAGTGATGAGGTCAGTAGTAAATCCTATATGGTAGCTAATACCTCTTCTGATTTCCGGGCAACTCTTAGTCAAGCCATTATTACCAAAAGCGATAGCTGCATAGTGAGCAAAGAAACAGCTGAGCGCTTAAAACTAAAAAAGGGAGACGCTGTCAGACTTTCTCCTTTACATCCCGAAAAACATTTACATGAAGGACATCGATGA
- a CDS encoding hydrolase, producing MDPVTRRVLVDLRDRQPEMIQQLLRLCEINSGTKNLNGLADIHRELHRVFSPLADSIESISFPPLNSIDMNGNSQRSVCGDALFIRKRPELRRRILLGGHMDTVYHLNHPFQTLRYLDDNTINGPGVADMKGGLLVILHALEMFEQLPESQSLGWDVFINADEEIGSPASSPWFESMAASYQAGLIYEPAMDAKGTLAKNRRGSGKFTIVATGISAHVGRAFEEGRNAICYLAQALLSIHALNGQRQGVTINVGKIAGGEALNMVPDKAVAKLDIRVSNSEDELWIQQQLNDILSKEKRQDYQLAIDGQFGRPVKTVDSKTQKLFKCVQRAGERLNLDMVWKDSGGCCDGNNLAQKGLPVLDTLGVRGGAIHSDEEFILLDSLIERTALSLFLLQDLAQGSLEVLHA from the coding sequence ATGGATCCTGTAACCAGACGTGTCCTGGTCGATTTGCGCGACAGACAACCAGAGATGATTCAGCAGCTCCTGCGGCTATGTGAAATTAACTCCGGCACCAAGAATCTGAATGGCCTCGCCGACATCCATCGTGAATTGCATCGGGTCTTTAGCCCCCTCGCTGATTCCATTGAGTCAATTTCTTTTCCACCTCTCAACAGCATCGATATGAACGGTAATTCACAACGATCTGTCTGTGGGGATGCCTTATTTATCCGCAAGCGGCCGGAATTAAGAAGACGAATACTTTTAGGCGGGCATATGGATACTGTCTATCACCTGAACCATCCTTTTCAGACACTTCGCTACCTTGATGATAATACGATTAACGGCCCAGGGGTTGCTGATATGAAAGGCGGCCTGCTGGTCATTCTTCATGCTCTCGAAATGTTTGAACAACTTCCCGAGTCTCAGTCTCTGGGCTGGGATGTTTTTATTAATGCTGATGAAGAAATTGGCTCCCCTGCCTCCAGTCCCTGGTTTGAAAGCATGGCGGCCAGCTATCAGGCGGGACTTATTTATGAACCCGCAATGGATGCAAAAGGCACACTGGCAAAAAACAGAAGAGGCAGTGGAAAATTTACCATAGTGGCAACTGGAATATCGGCCCATGTAGGGCGGGCTTTTGAAGAAGGGCGAAATGCAATCTGTTATCTGGCGCAGGCGCTTCTTTCGATTCATGCCCTTAATGGCCAGCGACAAGGCGTCACGATTAATGTGGGTAAAATCGCCGGTGGAGAGGCATTGAATATGGTACCAGATAAGGCGGTCGCCAAACTTGATATACGTGTGAGCAATTCAGAGGATGAATTGTGGATCCAGCAGCAATTGAATGACATACTCAGCAAGGAAAAAAGACAAGATTATCAATTAGCAATAGACGGGCAATTCGGCAGGCCAGTAAAAACAGTCGACAGCAAAACTCAGAAGCTATTTAAATGCGTGCAACGTGCCGGTGAACGACTTAACCTCGATATGGTATGGAAAGATAGCGGCGGCTGCTGCGATGGCAATAATCTGGCACAGAAAGGCTTACCGGTACTCGATACCCTCGGCGTTCGCGGCGGTGCGATTCATAGCGATGAAGAATTCATCTTACTCGACAGTTTAATTGAGCGGACCGCTTTAAGTCTGTTTTTATTGCAGGACCTGGCGCAGGGTAGTTTGGAGGTACTTCACGCATGA
- a CDS encoding uracil-DNA glycosylase family protein, which yields MARDSTLYDLIETTHYQWHEIIEKGLSAMNPTYLRQLELTNDWLPGKEALFSAFSLPLDATHYVLLGESPYPRIQSANGYAFWDAAVSDIWSQSGLSKEVNRATSLRNFIKMLLLVKGDLSEDLSQQAIQRVDKRNYVQTADEFFTGLINRGFLLLNASLVYSEGQVKYHAREWRPFMSYLFKRLAEIKPSLQLILLGNIAKQLEETKPFSGLVAEHPYNLSFITNKNVQNFFKHLDLLSVND from the coding sequence ATGGCCCGTGATTCTACATTATATGATTTAATTGAAACAACTCATTATCAATGGCACGAGATCATTGAAAAAGGCTTGTCTGCGATGAACCCAACCTACCTAAGACAATTAGAACTCACCAACGATTGGCTTCCGGGAAAAGAAGCCTTATTTTCTGCTTTTAGCCTTCCGCTTGACGCCACTCACTATGTTTTGCTGGGAGAATCTCCTTACCCTCGAATACAATCAGCTAATGGCTATGCATTTTGGGATGCCGCGGTAAGCGATATATGGAGCCAAAGCGGTTTAAGTAAGGAAGTGAACCGGGCAACCTCCCTTCGTAATTTCATAAAAATGTTACTGCTGGTTAAGGGGGATCTGAGTGAGGATTTATCGCAGCAGGCTATCCAGAGGGTTGATAAAAGAAATTATGTACAAACAGCGGATGAGTTCTTTACTGGTTTAATCAATAGAGGATTTCTCTTGTTGAATGCCTCATTGGTTTACAGTGAGGGGCAAGTAAAATATCATGCCAGAGAGTGGCGGCCTTTCATGAGTTACCTTTTTAAGCGTCTTGCTGAAATTAAGCCGTCATTACAATTAATTCTATTGGGCAATATTGCCAAACAGCTGGAAGAGACAAAACCATTTTCTGGTCTGGTGGCTGAGCACCCTTATAATCTGAGCTTTATTACTAACAAAAATGTTCAGAATTTTTTTAAACATTTGGATTTGCTAAGTGTAAATGACTAA
- the ubiG gene encoding bifunctional 2-polyprenyl-6-hydroxyphenol methylase/3-demethylubiquinol 3-O-methyltransferase UbiG: protein MTKSTIDVREVSKFNALSRHWWDNNGPLKTLHDINPARLQFIQKCVLLDKARVLDVGCGGGILTEAMAGQGGDVTGIDADNDAIVTANTHALAHNLSINYQVTPIEDFEEPAFDVITCMEMLEHVSNPELVIQHCFRLLKPGGKLFLSTINRTLKAYGAAIIAAEYILGLLPRQTHDYEKFIKPGELAEILRSTGLQLIALEGITYNPFSRQAELAKSVDINYLMCAEKPG from the coding sequence ATGACTAAATCAACAATCGATGTGCGTGAAGTTTCAAAATTTAATGCCCTTTCCAGGCATTGGTGGGATAATAACGGCCCGCTTAAAACCCTGCATGATATCAATCCTGCGCGGCTGCAATTTATTCAAAAATGTGTGCTTCTTGACAAGGCCCGGGTTCTCGATGTGGGCTGCGGCGGGGGTATTCTGACTGAAGCAATGGCAGGTCAGGGTGGGGATGTTACGGGAATAGATGCAGATAACGATGCGATTGTTACCGCAAATACGCATGCCCTTGCTCATAATCTATCGATTAATTACCAGGTCACGCCTATAGAGGATTTTGAGGAGCCAGCGTTTGATGTGATTACCTGTATGGAAATGCTCGAACATGTCAGCAATCCTGAACTGGTGATACAGCATTGCTTTCGTTTGTTAAAGCCAGGCGGCAAACTGTTTCTTTCTACGATTAATCGAACCCTTAAGGCTTATGGAGCTGCTATTATTGCTGCGGAATATATTTTGGGATTATTACCCCGGCAAACACATGATTATGAAAAGTTCATCAAACCCGGAGAGTTGGCTGAGATTCTGAGGAGTACAGGATTGCAGCTCATTGCGCTGGAAGGAATCACTTATAATCCTTTTAGCCGGCAGGCAGAGCTTGCCAAATCAGTGGACATTAACTATTTAATGTGTGCAGAGAAGCCGGGCTGA